TCAACGAGCTGGCGGAGGAGATCGGCGTCGACGCGCTGCGCTACTCGCTCGCGCGCTACCCCGCCGACAGCCCGCTCGTGCTCGACGTCGCGGAGATCACCAAGGCCTCCAACGACAACCCGGTCTACTACGTGCAGTACGCCCACGCGCGCACTTGCCGGATGAAGGCCAACGCTGCTGACCTCGGCATGTCCATCGACGCCGCGCGGGTCGCCTTCGACCCCGCGCTGCTCGACCACGAGCGCGACGGCGACCTGGTGCGGGCCCTCGCGGAGTACCCCCGCGTTGTCGCCGCGGCCGCGGAGCTGCGCGAGCCGCACCGCGTCGCGCGCTACCTCGAGGACACCGCCTCGGTCTTCAACCGCTGGTACGACACGAAGGAGTGCCGCATGCTCCCGCAGGGTGACGAGCCCGTCCGGCCTGCCAACCTCGCCCGCCTCGTGCTGGTCGAGGCGACGCAGACCGTGATCGCCAACGGCCTCGGCCTGCTCGGTGTCTCGGCTCCGGAGCGCATGTGATGGCCGGCCGCGTCCCGCCCGGTGACTTCACCGGCACCTCGCCCGTCTGGCTGCGCGAGCCCGCGGACCCCAATGCCCTCGTCCCGGTCCTGTGGTCGCAGACCGCGCGCAAGGACGAGTCCGGTGTGCTGCACGTGGGCGGCATCGCGATCCCGGACCTGGTCGCCGACGTCAACACCCCGGCGTACGTTCTCGACGAGGCGGACTTCCGTGCTCGTGCGGCGGCCTTCCGTGACGGGTTCGCTGGTTACGACGTCTACTACGCCGGCAAGGCGTTCCTGTCCGTCGCCGTGGCGAAGTGGGTCGCGGAGGAGGGGCTCTGCCTCGACGTGTGCAGCAACGGCGAGCTGACGGTCGCCCTGCGCGCTGGTGTCGACCCGGCGCGGATCGGCTACCACGGCAACAACAAGACCCCCATGGAGCTGCGTCGCGCGGTCGTCGCCGGCGTAGGCCGCATCGTCGTCGACTCCTTCCACGAGATCGAGCGGGTTGCGGCGATCACCGCCGAGCTCGGGGTCACGCAGGGCGTGATGATCCGGGTCACCGCCGGTGTCGAGGCGCACACGCACGAGTTCATCGCGACCGCCCACGAGGACCAGAAGTTCGGGTTCTCGATCTCGGCGGGTTCCGCCTTCGAGGCCGCGAAGGCGGTCGTCGCGGCTCCCGGCCTGGACCTGCGTGGCCTGCACAGCCACATCGGCAGCCAGATCTTCGACACCTCCGGGTGGGAGGTCGCGGCCCGTCGCGTGCTGGCGCTCCACGCCCGTGTCGCCGAGGAGCTGGGCCACGTCATGCCCGAGCTCGACCTGGGTGGCGGCTTCGGCATCGCCTACACGACCCAGGACGACCCGGCGGACCCGGCGGACCTCGCGGAGCGGATCACCAAGATCGTCGCGGGGGAGTGCGCCGCGCTCCAGATCGCCCAGCCGCACCTCTCCATCGAGCCGGGCCGCGCGATCGTCGGCCCGGCCATGTGCACCGTCTACACCGTCGGCACGGTCAAGACCGTTGCTCTCGACGGCGGGGCGAGCCGCACCTACGTCTCCGTCGACGGCGGGATGAGCGACAACATCCGCCCCGCCCTGTACGACGCCGACTACTCCTGCACCCTGGCTTCCCGTTCCTCGACGGCTGCCCCGGTGCTGGCCCGGGTGGTCGGCAAGCACTGCGAGTCGGGCGACATCGTGGTCAAGGACGAGTTCCTTCCCGGCGACATCGCACCCGGTGACCTGATCGCGGTGCCCGGCACGGGTGCCTATGGTCGTTCGATGGCCTCCAACTACAACCACGCCCTTCGCCCGCCGGTGGTCGCTGTGCGGGACGGCGCCGCGCGCGTCGTCGTACGGCGGGAGACTGAGGACGACCTCTTGGCAACAGATATGGGAGCAGACGCGTGAACACGAAACCGCTGAAGGTGGCGGTCCTGGGCTGCGGCTCCGTCGGTTCGCAGGTGGTCCGGCTGCTCGGTGAGCAGGCAGGGGACCTGGCGGCCCGGGTGGGTGCGCCGATCGAGCTCGCCGGCGTCGCCGTGCGCCGCCTGGACGCTCCGCGCGAGATCGACCTGCCCGCCGACCTGCTGACCACCGACGCGCTCGGCCTGGTCACGCGCGGCGACATCGACCTGGTCATCGAGGTGATCGGTGGCATCGAGCCCGCCCGGTCGCTGATCCTCGCTGCCCTCGAGAACGGCGCCTCCGTCGTCACCGCCAACAAGGCGCTGCTCGCGGAGGACGGTCCGACCCTCTTCGAGGCGGCGGCCAAGGCCGGTCGTGACCTCTACTACGAGGCGGCTGTTGCCGGCGCGATCCCGATCCTGCGCCCGCTGCGCGAGTCGCTGGCCGGTGACAAGGTCACCCGCGTGCTCGGCATCGTCAACGGCACCACGAACTTCATCCTCGACAAGATGGACACCTCCGGTGCCGGCTTCGAGGAGGCGCTCCAGGAGGCCCAGGCGCTGGGCTACGCCGAAGCCGACCCGACCGCTGACGTCGAGGGCTTCGATGCCGCCGCCAAGGCTGCGATCCTCGCCTCGCTCGCGTTCCACTCCCGCGTGACCGCCGCCGACGTCTACCGCGAGGGCATCGCCGATGTCACCGCTGGTGATGTCGCCTCCGCGCGCGAGATGAACTGCGTCGTCAAGCTGCTCGCGATCTGCGAGCTGCGCGGCGACGCCGTGTCGGTGCGCGTGCACCCGGCGATGATCCCGGCATCGCACCCGCTGGCCTCGGTCCGCGGTGCCTACAACGCGGTCTTCGTCGAGTCCGAGGCTGCGGGCCAGCTCATGTTCTACGGCCCGGGCGCCGGCGGTGCGCCGACCGCGTCCGCCGTCCTTGGTGACCTCGTCACCGTTGCCCGCAACAAGCTCGCGGGCACCCGTGGCGTCGGCGAGTCGTCGTACGCCGCGCGGGAGGTCCTCCCGATGGGGGAGACCGTCACCAGCTACCACGTCCAGCTCGACGTCGACGACCGCGCAGGCGTGCTCGCCTCCGTGGCGACCGCGTTCTCCGAGCAGGGTGTGTCGATCCAGACCGTCCGCCAGGAAGGCCGTGGCGCCGACGCGCAGCTCGTCGTCGTCTCGCACCCCGCAACCGACGCGCAGCTCGCTGCGACCGTCGAGCACCTGCGTGGCATGGACAGCGTCCGCGCCGTCACCTCGGTGATGCGCGTAGAAGGAGGAGAGTGATGGCCCACCAGTGGAAGGGCGTCATCGAGGAGTACCGCGA
This genomic interval from Nocardioides cavernaquae contains the following:
- the lysA gene encoding diaminopimelate decarboxylase produces the protein MAGRVPPGDFTGTSPVWLREPADPNALVPVLWSQTARKDESGVLHVGGIAIPDLVADVNTPAYVLDEADFRARAAAFRDGFAGYDVYYAGKAFLSVAVAKWVAEEGLCLDVCSNGELTVALRAGVDPARIGYHGNNKTPMELRRAVVAGVGRIVVDSFHEIERVAAITAELGVTQGVMIRVTAGVEAHTHEFIATAHEDQKFGFSISAGSAFEAAKAVVAAPGLDLRGLHSHIGSQIFDTSGWEVAARRVLALHARVAEELGHVMPELDLGGGFGIAYTTQDDPADPADLAERITKIVAGECAALQIAQPHLSIEPGRAIVGPAMCTVYTVGTVKTVALDGGASRTYVSVDGGMSDNIRPALYDADYSCTLASRSSTAAPVLARVVGKHCESGDIVVKDEFLPGDIAPGDLIAVPGTGAYGRSMASNYNHALRPPVVAVRDGAARVVVRRETEDDLLATDMGADA
- a CDS encoding homoserine dehydrogenase, which encodes MNTKPLKVAVLGCGSVGSQVVRLLGEQAGDLAARVGAPIELAGVAVRRLDAPREIDLPADLLTTDALGLVTRGDIDLVIEVIGGIEPARSLILAALENGASVVTANKALLAEDGPTLFEAAAKAGRDLYYEAAVAGAIPILRPLRESLAGDKVTRVLGIVNGTTNFILDKMDTSGAGFEEALQEAQALGYAEADPTADVEGFDAAAKAAILASLAFHSRVTAADVYREGIADVTAGDVASAREMNCVVKLLAICELRGDAVSVRVHPAMIPASHPLASVRGAYNAVFVESEAAGQLMFYGPGAGGAPTASAVLGDLVTVARNKLAGTRGVGESSYAAREVLPMGETVTSYHVQLDVDDRAGVLASVATAFSEQGVSIQTVRQEGRGADAQLVVVSHPATDAQLAATVEHLRGMDSVRAVTSVMRVEGGE